A region of Micromonospora chokoriensis DNA encodes the following proteins:
- a CDS encoding helix-turn-helix transcriptional regulator: MRSVLVCVRTPLAAQHLTSAAARLGLSAIVRTAVSDPEVMLRLAERPADVVLADTALTRPDSAGFVRRVLARAPQAAVLLLGTEEPEAAAATISAGARGLIQNVDHDLTSAVAKALLLLAAPGRASRQRITDPARNAAAVGGSGRSGPSPRGSGEPGWAAPPGDGTAGMPSVPVQRGDDEAESATGEPSTDQTDPPRAAPSARPSRTSIGLTERELQVLLGMAEGKSNAEIGRELFVSEDTVKTHARRLFRKLGARDRAHAVAAGFRAGLVA; the protein is encoded by the coding sequence GTGCGTAGCGTCCTTGTGTGCGTTCGGACACCACTCGCGGCCCAGCACCTTACTTCTGCTGCCGCGCGGCTGGGGTTGTCAGCAATCGTCCGTACCGCCGTCTCCGATCCTGAGGTGATGCTGCGGTTGGCCGAGCGACCGGCCGACGTGGTGTTGGCCGACACGGCCCTCACCCGGCCGGACAGTGCCGGCTTCGTTCGTCGGGTCCTGGCCCGTGCGCCGCAGGCCGCGGTGCTGTTGCTCGGCACCGAGGAGCCCGAGGCGGCGGCCGCCACCATCAGCGCCGGCGCCCGGGGCCTCATCCAGAACGTCGACCACGACCTGACCAGCGCGGTGGCCAAGGCCCTGCTGCTGCTCGCCGCGCCCGGTCGGGCCTCCCGGCAGCGCATCACCGACCCGGCCCGCAACGCCGCCGCGGTGGGCGGTTCCGGTCGCTCCGGGCCGTCGCCGCGCGGGTCCGGCGAGCCCGGCTGGGCCGCCCCGCCCGGCGACGGGACGGCGGGAATGCCGTCGGTACCGGTGCAGCGGGGTGACGACGAGGCCGAGTCGGCCACCGGCGAGCCGTCGACGGACCAGACCGATCCGCCGCGCGCCGCACCGAGCGCCCGCCCGAGCCGTACGTCGATCGGTCTCACTGAGCGTGAGCTTCAGGTGCTGCTGGGCATGGCCGAGGGCAAGAGCAACGCGGAGATCGGCCGGGAGCTGTTCGTCTCGGAGGACACCGTCAAGACCCACGCCCGACGCTTGTTCCGCAAGCTCGGCGCGCGGGACCGGGCGCACGCGGTGGCGGCGGGCTTCCGCGCCGGCCTGGTCGCCTGA
- a CDS encoding DUF5319 domain-containing protein yields MHDEPIDPFNGDPADPTADLDDPGDDATPDPLTDVERQDVLEDLADLEIYQALLAPIGVRGLVIECEDCREPHYFDWDLLRGNLRHLLNSGRPRVHEPAYDPDPDHYVTWDYARGYADGVHDTLSEGTEDEPGTPSATQ; encoded by the coding sequence GTGCACGACGAGCCCATCGACCCGTTCAACGGCGACCCGGCCGATCCCACCGCGGATCTGGACGACCCGGGCGATGACGCGACGCCTGATCCGCTGACCGACGTCGAGCGGCAGGACGTGCTGGAAGACCTCGCCGACCTGGAGATCTACCAGGCCCTGCTGGCCCCGATCGGGGTCCGCGGGCTGGTGATCGAATGTGAGGACTGTCGGGAGCCGCACTACTTCGACTGGGACCTGCTCCGGGGCAACCTGCGCCACCTGCTCAACTCGGGTCGCCCCCGGGTGCACGAGCCCGCCTACGACCCCGACCCGGACCACTACGTGACGTGGGACTACGCCCGGGGGTACGCAGACGGCGTGCACGACACCCTCTCCGAGGGCACCGAGGACGAGCCGGGCACCCCGAGCGCCACCCAGTAA
- the guaB gene encoding IMP dehydrogenase yields MENSPSTDLPAGVEHADLGGHLPELPAGSARVVPLGLTFDDVLLQPGESDVVPSRVNTRTKLTRNVELSIPLLSSAMDTVTEARMAIAMARQGGIGVLHRNLSLEDQALQVDLVKRSESGMITNPVTASPDDTLREVDELCGRYRISGVPVVDGDGQLVGIVTNRDMRFVSEPNTPVREIMTRTPLITARVGVSKDDALALLRQHKVEKLPIVDDSGRLRGLITVKDFTKSEQYPDASKDDAGRLRVAAAIGVGEDAYKRARALVDAGVDVLIVDTAHGHQRAVLDMVRRLKADVIVDIMGGNVATYAGAKALVDAGADGVKVGVGPGAICTTRIVAGVGVPQVTAIMEAARAARPAGVPVIGDGGIQYSGDIAKALVAGADTVMLGSLLAGCEESPGELIFVNGKQYKTYRGMGSLGAMQSRGQAKSYSKDRYFQQDVLSDDKLVPEGVEGQVPYRGPLSRVAHQLVGGLRLAMGYAGAENIPDLHRRGQLIRITAAGLKESHPHDIQMTVEAPNYHTR; encoded by the coding sequence GTGGAAAATTCGCCCAGCACCGATCTTCCGGCCGGCGTCGAGCACGCCGACCTGGGCGGCCACCTGCCCGAGCTGCCGGCCGGCTCCGCCCGGGTGGTTCCGCTCGGCCTCACCTTCGACGATGTGCTGTTGCAGCCGGGCGAGTCGGACGTGGTGCCCAGCCGGGTCAACACCCGGACGAAGCTCACCCGCAACGTCGAGTTGTCGATTCCGCTGCTGTCCAGCGCGATGGACACGGTGACCGAGGCCCGGATGGCGATCGCCATGGCCCGCCAGGGCGGCATCGGCGTGTTGCACCGCAACCTGTCGCTGGAGGACCAGGCGCTCCAGGTCGACCTGGTCAAGCGCTCCGAGTCCGGCATGATCACCAACCCGGTGACCGCCAGCCCGGACGACACGCTGCGCGAGGTCGACGAGTTGTGCGGGCGTTACCGCATCTCCGGCGTGCCGGTGGTGGACGGCGACGGCCAGCTCGTCGGCATCGTCACCAACCGGGACATGCGTTTCGTCTCCGAGCCGAACACCCCGGTCCGCGAGATCATGACCCGCACCCCGCTGATCACCGCCCGGGTGGGCGTCAGCAAGGACGACGCGCTGGCGCTGCTGCGTCAGCACAAGGTCGAGAAGCTGCCGATCGTCGACGACTCGGGTCGGCTGCGTGGCCTGATCACCGTCAAGGACTTCACCAAGAGCGAGCAATACCCGGACGCCAGCAAGGACGACGCCGGTCGTCTCCGGGTGGCCGCCGCCATCGGCGTCGGCGAGGACGCGTACAAGCGGGCCCGTGCCCTCGTCGACGCGGGCGTCGACGTGCTGATCGTGGACACCGCGCACGGCCACCAGCGGGCCGTGCTGGACATGGTCCGTCGGCTCAAGGCCGACGTCATCGTCGACATCATGGGCGGCAACGTGGCCACGTACGCCGGCGCGAAGGCGCTCGTCGACGCCGGCGCCGACGGCGTCAAGGTCGGCGTGGGTCCGGGCGCGATCTGCACCACCCGGATCGTCGCCGGGGTCGGCGTGCCGCAGGTCACCGCGATCATGGAGGCGGCCCGGGCCGCCCGTCCGGCCGGTGTGCCGGTGATCGGCGACGGCGGCATCCAATACTCCGGCGACATCGCCAAGGCCCTGGTGGCCGGCGCCGACACGGTGATGCTCGGCAGCCTGCTGGCCGGCTGCGAGGAGAGCCCCGGCGAGCTGATCTTCGTCAACGGCAAGCAGTACAAGACCTACCGCGGGATGGGGTCGCTCGGCGCGATGCAGTCCCGGGGCCAGGCCAAGTCGTACAGCAAGGACCGCTACTTCCAGCAGGACGTGCTCAGTGACGACAAGCTCGTCCCGGAGGGCGTCGAGGGTCAGGTTCCCTACCGGGGGCCGCTGTCCCGGGTGGCCCACCAGCTGGTCGGCGGGTTGCGACTGGCCATGGGGTACGCCGGTGCGGAGAACATCCCCGATCTGCACCGCCGCGGCCAGCTCATCCGGATCACCGCGGCCGGTCTGAAGGAGAGCCACCCGCACGACATCCAGATGACCGTCGAGGCGCCCAACTACCACACCCGCTGA
- a CDS encoding GuaB3 family IMP dehydrogenase-related protein — MRDVVEIGLGKTAQRGYHLDDIAIVPSRRTRDVDDVSTSWQLDAYPFGIPCVGHPSDATMSPASAVRLGQLGGLGVLNVEGLWTRYENPTKVLEELAGLDEDARATKRLQEVYAEPIRPDLIAERVRELRAGGGTVAVRVSPQHTLALAPVILDAGVDILVIQGTIVSAEHVSTTDEPLNLKEFIADLDLPVIVGGCTDYKTALHLMRTGAAGVIVGIGGDEWSTTESVLGIRVPMATAIADAAAARRDYLDETGGRYVHLIADGDMQTSGDIAKALGCGADAVMLGEPLSLCEEAPAGGAWWHSAASHPSLPRGAFEVAGEPLGSMEELLFGPADEADGQLNLFGGLRRAMAKCGYRDLKEFQKVGLVLDR, encoded by the coding sequence ATGCGTGACGTGGTCGAGATCGGGCTGGGCAAGACCGCGCAGCGCGGTTACCACCTGGACGACATCGCCATCGTGCCGAGCCGCCGCACCCGGGACGTCGACGACGTCTCCACCTCCTGGCAGCTCGACGCGTACCCGTTCGGTATCCCGTGCGTCGGCCACCCCTCCGACGCCACCATGAGCCCGGCCTCGGCGGTGCGGCTCGGTCAGCTCGGCGGCCTCGGCGTGCTCAACGTCGAGGGGCTCTGGACCCGCTACGAGAACCCGACGAAGGTGCTGGAGGAGTTGGCCGGCCTCGACGAGGACGCCCGCGCCACCAAGCGGCTCCAGGAGGTGTACGCCGAGCCGATCCGTCCGGACCTGATCGCCGAGCGGGTGCGTGAGCTGCGCGCCGGTGGCGGCACGGTGGCGGTGCGGGTGTCCCCGCAGCACACCCTGGCGCTGGCGCCGGTGATCCTGGACGCCGGGGTGGACATCCTGGTCATCCAGGGCACCATCGTCTCGGCCGAGCACGTGTCGACCACCGACGAGCCGTTGAACCTCAAGGAGTTCATCGCCGACCTGGATCTGCCGGTGATCGTCGGCGGCTGCACCGACTACAAGACGGCGCTGCACCTGATGCGGACCGGCGCGGCCGGTGTGATCGTGGGCATCGGTGGCGACGAGTGGTCGACCACCGAGTCGGTGCTGGGCATCCGGGTGCCGATGGCCACCGCTATCGCCGACGCGGCAGCGGCCCGTCGCGACTACCTCGACGAGACCGGTGGCCGGTACGTGCACCTGATCGCCGACGGTGACATGCAGACCTCGGGCGACATCGCCAAGGCGCTCGGCTGCGGCGCGGACGCGGTGATGCTCGGAGAGCCGCTGTCGCTCTGCGAGGAGGCGCCCGCCGGTGGTGCCTGGTGGCACTCGGCCGCGAGCCACCCGTCGTTGCCGCGTGGCGCGTTCGAGGTGGCCGGTGAGCCGCTCGGGTCGATGGAGGAGCTGCTCTTCGGGCCGGCGGACGAGGCCGACGGTCAGCTCAACCTGTTCGGCGGCCTGCGTCGGGCGATGGCCAAGTGCGGGTACCGCGACCTGAAGGAGTTCCAGAAGGTCGGCCTGGTCCTCGACCGCTGA
- a CDS encoding sugar phosphate isomerase/epimerase family protein, with protein MPDHTAPDATPTPRMSRRSLLAASAGAAAAIGAAGLPVLATGTPALANPNASRLRVEPLIPARNRGIILYSVRDRITAAPDDSGVPYGFERVLARLAEIGYKEIEFAGYTQSTEILGRQITPTEIRKILDDNGLVANGTHATIQPSTFQQQLDIAEELGMKNIGTGSDPTNSAYKAEWDAAADIWNELGRQARARGMRLYTHNHDAAYSFLIDRGPRDAQGRQTRSSGIRRLEYFFEITDPRYVFFELDIYWAYVARYKHQKYVNGAGQEVTDLFDPILTVADRTTRFPLFHAKDGDRDTSVPNGHQMVPLGEGDINFQQFFQTIGERNFHHANWEMDTAPGGVDNRGQSLDFAASSYRNMSDLTIYVEK; from the coding sequence ATGCCCGACCACACCGCACCCGACGCCACCCCCACCCCCCGGATGAGCCGCCGGTCCCTGCTCGCCGCCTCCGCCGGAGCCGCCGCCGCGATCGGCGCGGCCGGCCTGCCGGTCCTCGCCACCGGCACCCCCGCGCTCGCCAACCCCAACGCGAGCAGGCTGCGGGTCGAACCGCTGATCCCGGCCCGCAACCGCGGCATCATCCTCTACAGCGTCCGCGACCGGATCACCGCCGCGCCGGACGACAGCGGGGTGCCCTACGGCTTCGAGCGCGTCCTCGCCCGACTCGCCGAGATCGGCTACAAGGAGATCGAGTTCGCCGGGTACACGCAGAGCACCGAGATCCTCGGCCGGCAGATCACCCCCACCGAGATCCGCAAGATCCTGGACGACAACGGTCTGGTCGCCAACGGCACCCACGCCACGATCCAGCCGTCCACCTTCCAGCAGCAACTGGACATCGCCGAGGAACTCGGCATGAAGAACATCGGCACCGGCAGCGACCCGACCAACAGCGCGTACAAGGCCGAGTGGGACGCCGCCGCGGACATCTGGAACGAGCTGGGCCGGCAGGCCAGGGCCCGGGGCATGCGGCTCTACACGCACAACCACGACGCCGCGTACAGCTTCCTGATCGACCGCGGCCCGCGCGACGCGCAGGGCCGGCAGACCCGGTCGTCCGGCATCCGCCGACTCGAATACTTCTTCGAGATCACCGACCCGCGGTACGTCTTCTTCGAGCTCGACATCTACTGGGCCTACGTGGCCCGCTACAAGCACCAGAAGTACGTCAACGGGGCCGGCCAGGAGGTCACCGACCTGTTCGACCCGATCCTCACCGTCGCCGACCGGACCACCCGGTTCCCGCTCTTCCACGCCAAGGACGGCGACCGGGACACCAGCGTCCCCAACGGTCACCAGATGGTCCCGCTGGGCGAGGGCGACATCAACTTCCAGCAGTTCTTCCAGACCATCGGCGAGCGCAACTTCCACCACGCCAACTGGGAGATGGACACCGCCCCCGGCGGCGTCGACAACAGGGGCCAGTCGCTCGACTTCGCGGCGAGCAGCTACCGCAACATGTCCGACCTGACCATCTACGTCGAGAAGTGA
- a CDS encoding M1 family metallopeptidase produces MARTRRTPAAGRLTATTTVLTCVVALLTAGCTGDDSDGFRPGAADAGDPYVPGHGNGGYDVTHYGLEVRYDPPTDRLTGRAVITATATQDLSRFNLDLVGLDVATVRVGDATADHRRGDGELVVTPRDGLPRGRQFTVTVDYAGVPTAVEDGSLGSGGFLHTADGAVALGQPDSAATWFPVNDHPSDKATYDLAVTVPDGVAALSNGVPGPKSSAEGWTTWRWSERTPMASYLSTLVIGDYRVVTGTHAGRPMVTAVAASLPATGAAAGSLARTGEIVDFLASRFGPYPFDSYGGIVIADERIGYALETQSRPVYGPAFFADDRPNPGVVAHELAHQWFGDSVSLTRWSDIWLNEGFASYAEWLWEEHDGGRTAQRTFELQYAKTDWSQPSVEPGRELMFGTAVYKRGALAVHALRRTVGDDTFFRILRTWTSERATGNATTADLVALAERVAGRQLRPLFDAWLVGGSAPTLP; encoded by the coding sequence ATGGCCCGGACCCGACGGACACCGGCCGCCGGTCGTCTGACCGCCACGACCACCGTCCTGACCTGCGTGGTCGCGCTGCTCACCGCCGGCTGTACGGGCGATGACAGCGACGGTTTCCGGCCCGGTGCCGCCGACGCCGGCGATCCCTACGTGCCGGGGCACGGCAACGGTGGCTACGACGTCACGCACTACGGCCTCGAGGTCCGCTACGACCCGCCGACCGACCGGCTGACCGGGCGGGCCGTCATCACCGCCACCGCCACCCAGGACCTGTCCCGCTTCAATCTGGACCTCGTCGGCCTGGACGTCGCCACGGTGCGGGTGGGCGACGCGACGGCCGACCACCGCCGCGGCGACGGTGAGCTCGTGGTGACCCCACGCGACGGGCTCCCACGTGGCCGGCAGTTCACAGTGACCGTCGACTACGCGGGCGTGCCCACCGCCGTCGAGGACGGGTCGTTGGGCAGCGGCGGTTTCCTGCACACCGCCGACGGGGCCGTCGCGCTCGGGCAACCCGACTCGGCGGCCACCTGGTTCCCGGTCAACGACCACCCGTCGGACAAGGCCACCTACGACCTCGCGGTGACCGTCCCGGACGGGGTGGCCGCACTGAGCAACGGGGTGCCCGGTCCGAAGAGCAGCGCCGAGGGCTGGACCACCTGGCGCTGGTCGGAGCGCACGCCGATGGCGAGCTACCTCAGCACCCTCGTGATCGGCGACTACCGGGTGGTGACCGGCACGCACGCCGGCCGGCCGATGGTCACGGCGGTGGCGGCGAGCCTGCCGGCGACCGGTGCCGCGGCCGGCTCGCTGGCCCGCACCGGGGAGATCGTCGACTTCCTGGCCAGCCGCTTCGGGCCGTACCCGTTCGACTCGTACGGCGGGATCGTGATCGCCGACGAACGCATCGGTTACGCGCTGGAGACCCAGTCGCGCCCGGTCTACGGACCCGCCTTCTTCGCCGACGACCGGCCCAACCCGGGCGTCGTCGCGCACGAGCTGGCCCACCAGTGGTTCGGCGACAGCGTGTCGCTGACCAGGTGGAGCGACATCTGGCTCAACGAGGGGTTCGCCAGCTACGCCGAGTGGCTGTGGGAGGAACACGACGGCGGCCGGACCGCCCAGCGCACCTTCGAACTCCAGTACGCGAAGACCGACTGGTCGCAGCCGTCGGTGGAGCCGGGCCGGGAGCTGATGTTCGGCACGGCCGTCTACAAACGCGGGGCGCTCGCCGTGCACGCGTTACGTCGCACCGTCGGTGACGACACGTTCTTCCGCATCCTGCGGACCTGGACCTCCGAGCGGGCGACGGGCAACGCGACCACAGCGGATCTCGTGGCGCTGGCCGAGCGGGTGGCGGGCCGGCAGCTGCGGCCGCTCTTCGACGCCTGGTTGGTGGGTGGGTCCGCCCCCACACTGCCGTGA
- a CDS encoding M1 family metallopeptidase, producing MRVTRHRLRMSVGLLVTGALALSGCDSSSPEAASSPSASPTPSRTFTAGAEGVGDAYFPSYGNGGYDVGRYTVKVRYDPAKDRLTGTTTVQGTATADLSSFNLDLAGLTVTAVTVDGAAATHTRQRNELVITPASGLINGNGFVAEVTYEGVPKPLKNEILGEGGFLHTAEGAIALGQPESASTWFPVNDHPSDKAAYDFEVTVPDGLTAVSNGVPGGKTSADGWTTWKWSEKSPMASYLSTLVIGKFRITTGEHKGRPVYNAVATNVAKGAADTSIAQTVAVADYLESVFGPYPFDAYGGVVVSDSRISYALETQSRPVYSAGFFRQGENTEVVAHELAHQWFGDSVAIGTWEDIWLNEGFATYAEWLWAEHTKEYTAKQAFDIRYVQVPARVWKTPPGKPGVKQLFSESVYQRGGMTLHALRVAVGDKAFFEIVKTWAAEKRDGTATTAEFVDLAERISGKELGPLFDAWLYGTKKPAPPKRL from the coding sequence ATGCGGGTGACGCGGCACAGACTGCGGATGAGCGTCGGTCTGCTGGTGACCGGGGCACTCGCACTGTCCGGATGCGACTCGTCGTCGCCGGAGGCGGCGTCGTCGCCGAGCGCGTCCCCCACCCCGTCGCGGACGTTCACCGCCGGCGCGGAGGGGGTCGGTGACGCCTACTTCCCGAGCTACGGCAACGGTGGGTACGACGTCGGGCGGTACACGGTCAAGGTGCGCTACGACCCGGCGAAGGACCGGCTGACCGGCACGACCACGGTGCAGGGCACCGCCACCGCCGACCTGTCCTCGTTCAACCTCGACCTGGCCGGCCTGACCGTCACCGCGGTCACCGTGGACGGCGCGGCGGCGACCCACACGCGCCAACGGAACGAGCTGGTGATCACTCCGGCCTCCGGTCTGATCAACGGCAACGGGTTCGTCGCCGAGGTCACCTACGAGGGTGTGCCGAAGCCGCTGAAGAACGAGATCCTCGGTGAGGGCGGTTTCCTGCACACCGCCGAGGGCGCCATCGCGCTGGGCCAGCCCGAGTCGGCCAGCACCTGGTTCCCGGTCAACGACCACCCCTCGGACAAGGCGGCGTACGACTTCGAGGTCACCGTCCCGGACGGCCTGACCGCCGTCAGCAACGGCGTTCCCGGTGGCAAGACCAGCGCGGACGGGTGGACCACCTGGAAGTGGTCGGAGAAGTCGCCGATGGCGAGTTACCTCAGCACGTTGGTGATCGGCAAGTTCCGGATCACCACCGGCGAGCACAAGGGCCGCCCGGTGTACAACGCGGTCGCCACCAACGTGGCGAAGGGCGCGGCGGACACGTCGATCGCGCAGACCGTCGCGGTGGCCGACTACCTGGAGAGCGTGTTCGGGCCGTACCCGTTCGACGCGTACGGCGGTGTGGTGGTCTCGGACAGCCGGATCTCGTACGCCCTGGAGACGCAGAGCCGGCCGGTCTACTCCGCGGGGTTCTTCCGCCAGGGCGAGAACACCGAGGTGGTCGCCCACGAGCTGGCGCACCAGTGGTTCGGTGACAGCGTCGCGATCGGCACCTGGGAGGACATCTGGCTCAACGAGGGCTTCGCGACGTACGCGGAGTGGCTCTGGGCCGAGCACACCAAGGAATACACAGCCAAGCAGGCGTTCGACATCCGGTACGTCCAGGTGCCCGCGCGGGTGTGGAAGACGCCGCCGGGCAAGCCGGGTGTGAAGCAGTTGTTCAGCGAGTCGGTGTACCAGCGTGGTGGCATGACCCTGCACGCCCTGCGGGTGGCGGTGGGCGACAAGGCGTTCTTCGAGATCGTCAAGACCTGGGCCGCGGAGAAGCGCGACGGCACCGCCACCACCGCCGAGTTCGTCGACCTCGCCGAACGCATCTCCGGCAAGGAGTTGGGCCCGCTCTTCGACGCCTGGCTCTACGGAACGAAGAAGCCGGCCCCGCCCAAGCGCCTCTAG
- a CDS encoding LCP family protein, translated as MILGSMAPRRRWLLLGLTALAAVALIAAGAVVITRLTGDSKPGGGPVAGSPTPSPIGTPTPSPSGPPPGADITGPLNLLLVGVDTRVSVPGWEPHSDAVLVLHVPKGLGQAYLFSLPRDLLVDIPAFPKAGYKGGKTKLTHAMSFGSRVPGKPKQPNTAQGYELLRSTVSGYTGLRIDAGAVLTFNGFDRLVNALGGVDIYVDQRVESLHRRPDGKYRESAPGGYTGPQQVYEKGEQHLNGWQALDYARQRYITGGDYARQRHQQQLIKALTRKILDENLARQPERVDQVVAALGDTLIYVGGRRIVDIAYALSGVPENKFVLVGLPGAGVGKGSAYRGEQLTKVGRDFITELRAGRADAYLATHPTLVVKN; from the coding sequence ATGATCCTCGGGTCGATGGCGCCGCGCCGACGGTGGCTACTGCTGGGCTTGACGGCCCTCGCCGCTGTCGCGCTGATCGCGGCCGGCGCGGTGGTGATCACCCGGCTGACCGGTGACAGCAAGCCGGGCGGCGGCCCGGTCGCCGGCTCGCCGACCCCGTCGCCGATCGGCACGCCCACCCCGAGCCCCAGCGGCCCACCGCCGGGCGCTGACATCACCGGCCCACTCAACCTGCTGCTGGTCGGTGTGGACACCCGGGTCAGCGTGCCCGGATGGGAACCGCACTCGGACGCCGTACTGGTGCTGCACGTGCCCAAGGGGTTGGGTCAGGCGTACCTCTTCTCGCTCCCCCGCGACCTGCTGGTGGACATCCCGGCGTTCCCGAAGGCCGGCTACAAGGGCGGTAAGACCAAGCTCACCCACGCGATGAGCTTCGGCAGCCGGGTGCCGGGCAAACCCAAGCAGCCGAACACCGCCCAGGGGTACGAGCTGCTGCGCAGCACGGTCAGCGGGTACACGGGGCTGCGCATCGACGCCGGCGCGGTGCTCACCTTCAACGGGTTCGACCGGCTGGTCAACGCACTCGGCGGAGTCGACATCTACGTCGACCAGCGGGTCGAGTCGCTGCACCGCCGACCGGACGGCAAGTACCGGGAGAGCGCGCCGGGCGGCTACACGGGGCCGCAGCAGGTCTACGAGAAGGGCGAGCAGCACCTCAACGGCTGGCAGGCGCTCGACTACGCGCGGCAGCGCTACATCACCGGCGGCGACTACGCCCGGCAGCGCCACCAGCAGCAACTGATCAAGGCGCTCACTCGCAAGATCCTGGACGAGAACCTGGCCCGCCAACCGGAGCGGGTCGACCAGGTGGTCGCCGCACTGGGAGACACGCTGATCTACGTGGGTGGGCGACGGATCGTCGACATCGCGTACGCCCTCAGCGGGGTGCCGGAGAACAAGTTCGTGCTGGTGGGCCTGCCCGGAGCCGGTGTCGGCAAGGGCAGCGCCTACCGGGGCGAACAGCTCACCAAGGTCGGCCGTGACTTCATCACCGAACTCCGCGCCGGTCGCGCCGACGCCTACCTGGCGACCCACCCCACCCTGGTCGTCAAGAACTGA
- a CDS encoding FAD-dependent oxidoreductase — protein sequence MRYDVLVIGSGFGGAVTALRLAEKGYSVAVVEAGRRFTDDEFPRTSWRARRFLWAPRLGCYGLQRLTLLRPARRGAGTGVLVLSGAGVGGGSLVYANTLYEPLPAFYVDPQWRDITDWRDELTRHYDQAKRMLGVTTYPLDTGADRAIRAVAERMGVGHTFHATPVGVHIGRPGQRVADPYFGGAGPERTGCLHCGSCMTGCRHGAKNTLVKNYLWLAERLGVTVLPLTTVTAVRPAADGGYDVHAERTGAWLRKRRRVIHADQVVFAAGALGTQRLLHAMRADDVLPRLSPRLGELTRTNSEAILGASVPRRRARSERLDYTEGVAITSSFHPDPQTHVEPVRYGRGSNAMGLLQSLLVDGGPHRVRRWLGGIVRQPGLAARMLSVRGWSERTVIALVMQSVDNSLTTRWRRGVFGPRLVTGPGHGTPSPTWIPAGNAATRLLAEEIGGTPGGSLTEPFDIPVTAHILGGAVIGATPADGVIDPWHRVYGHPGLHVVDGAAVSANLGVNPSLTITAQAERAMSFWPNKGDEDPRPPLGSAYRRLAPVPPNQPAVPADAPGALRQ from the coding sequence ATGCGGTACGACGTGCTCGTCATCGGCTCCGGCTTCGGCGGGGCCGTCACCGCGCTCCGGCTGGCCGAGAAGGGATACTCGGTCGCCGTCGTGGAAGCCGGCCGGCGCTTCACCGACGACGAGTTCCCGCGGACATCCTGGCGGGCCCGCCGGTTCCTCTGGGCGCCGAGACTGGGCTGCTACGGCCTCCAGCGGCTCACCCTGCTCCGTCCGGCCCGCCGAGGTGCCGGCACCGGGGTGCTGGTGCTCTCCGGCGCCGGGGTGGGCGGTGGTTCGCTGGTCTACGCGAACACCCTCTACGAACCGTTGCCCGCCTTCTACGTCGATCCGCAGTGGCGTGACATCACCGACTGGCGGGACGAGTTGACCCGCCACTACGACCAGGCCAAACGGATGCTCGGGGTCACCACGTACCCGCTGGACACCGGCGCGGACCGCGCCATCCGGGCGGTGGCCGAGCGGATGGGGGTGGGGCACACCTTCCACGCCACCCCGGTCGGCGTGCACATCGGCCGCCCCGGCCAGCGGGTCGCCGACCCGTACTTCGGGGGTGCCGGCCCGGAGCGCACCGGCTGCCTGCACTGCGGCTCGTGCATGACCGGGTGCCGGCACGGCGCGAAGAACACGCTGGTCAAGAACTACCTGTGGCTCGCCGAACGGCTCGGGGTCACGGTGCTGCCGCTGACCACGGTGACCGCCGTCCGCCCGGCCGCCGACGGCGGGTACGACGTGCACGCCGAACGCACCGGCGCGTGGCTGCGCAAGAGACGGCGGGTCATCCACGCCGACCAGGTGGTGTTCGCCGCCGGCGCGCTCGGCACCCAACGACTGCTGCACGCCATGCGGGCCGACGACGTGCTGCCTCGGCTCTCACCCCGCCTCGGCGAGCTGACCCGGACCAACTCGGAGGCGATCCTGGGTGCCTCGGTGCCCCGCCGACGGGCCCGGTCCGAGCGGCTGGACTACACCGAGGGGGTGGCCATCACCAGTTCGTTCCACCCCGACCCGCAGACCCACGTCGAGCCGGTCCGGTACGGGCGGGGCTCCAATGCGATGGGCCTGCTCCAGTCGCTGCTGGTCGACGGTGGCCCGCACCGGGTGCGGCGGTGGCTGGGCGGCATCGTGCGGCAACCCGGGCTGGCTGCCCGGATGCTGTCGGTCCGTGGGTGGTCGGAACGGACGGTGATCGCGCTGGTGATGCAGTCGGTGGACAACTCGCTGACCACCCGCTGGCGGCGCGGCGTGTTCGGCCCTCGACTGGTCACCGGCCCCGGCCACGGCACGCCCAGCCCCACCTGGATCCCGGCCGGCAACGCCGCCACCCGGCTGCTCGCCGAGGAGATCGGTGGCACACCGGGCGGCTCGCTCACCGAGCCGTTCGACATCCCGGTCACCGCGCACATCCTGGGCGGGGCGGTCATCGGGGCGACCCCGGCCGACGGGGTGATCGACCCCTGGCACCGGGTGTACGGGCACCCCGGGCTGCACGTCGTCGACGGCGCGGCGGTCTCCGCCAACCTCGGCGTGAACCCGTCCCTGACGATCACCGCCCAGGCGGAACGGGCGATGTCCTTCTGGCCCAACAAAGGCGACGAGGACCCTCGTCCGCCGCTCGGGTCCGCGTACCGCCGGCTGGCGCCCGTACCCCCCAACCAGCCGGCGGTGCCGGCGGACGCCCCGGGCGCGCTCCGTCAGTGA